The following nucleotide sequence is from Halapricum desulfuricans.
CTGCCATTGTCCCTGCCTATGGAATGACGGTCTTTAATATTTACTACTTCGAGGAATGCTCGTCAGTTATTTTCTTCGAGCGCGAGATCGGCCAGTCCGTCCGTATCGACGAGATCGAGCAGGTCCGCGAAATCGAGGAGTTTGACGCCGTGTCTGTCCGCGCGCTCTCGCACCGGGTCGGGGACGGTCGCCGTCGTGACGATCGCGGCGGCGTCGGCCCGCCGGACGTTGTCGCGGTCAGTCACGCACCGATCGACGACCGACGGATCGAGGTCGCCGCCGGGGTCGTGGATCGTCCAGATCACCACCCGGAGATCGACCAGTCGCCTGCGGATCGCCATCACGTCGTACTGCCCCCGCGATTGTGCGAAGATCGTCGTCTCCCAGCCGAGTTCGTTCCAGCACGCCGCGACGAACCGCCTGAAGGCCGCCTCGTCCATCGCCCGGATCTCCGCCTCGATCGCGACGCGATCGCGCTCGGCGTCGGGGAACCCGGACTCGTCGGACGACTGTTCGCGGACGGCGTCGCCGTCGTGGCCGTGGTCTCGCTCTGACCGCGCCGGGTCGGCCGCCTTCGTCGTCACGCCCGCGACGGTCTTCGTCGAGACACCGGAGTCGGGACCCGCGGACGGCGGTTCACCCGACTCGGCCCGATCGTCCGACACGGAGCCGTCCTCGGCCCGGCCGGCCTCGCGTTCGATCAGGGCGCGCTCGTGGTCGATCTCGACGCGCGTCGCCCGGAGCGCGTCGTCGCGATCGGGGGCCAGTTCGGAGACGAGGTCACTGGCCGCGTCAAGTTGCTCGTCGGCCCGGTCACACGCCGACAGCGCCTGTCCGGTTCGGCCGCCCGCCCGGAGTCGTTCGGCGGCCGCGAGCAGTCGGTCGATAACGGCCGTCCGCGCGTCGACGGTCTCGTCGACGATCTCCAGAATCGCCGCCCGGACCTCGTCGGGATCGCCGGCGAACGGCGAACTCGGCCCCCAGCAGTGGCCGAGCCAGTCCCGATGCGCCGCGAGCGCGTCGGCCAGCCGCCGGGCGCGCCGTTCGGGGTCGTCGACCGACCGGGCGTCCTCGAGCGCTGTCTTCGCACGCTCGCGGGGCCGGGTTTCGAGTCGGTCGCGGTCGCGCTCGACGGTCTCGATTCGCTCTCGAAGTCGCTCGTCAGGAGGCTCGTCGGCGTCGATCGAGAGGGCCCGTTCGGCGGCGTCCCGTGCGGCTTCGAGCGCGTCGTGAGCCGCCCGGAGCCGCCCGTCTCTCTCGGCGCGCTCGCCGCGTTCGACGTGTTCGTCGGCTGTGTCGGCGAGCGCGCGTCGCTGGATCGCCCTGACGTCCGCGCGGTACGCGTCGAACTCGGCGTGATCGAGCACGCGATCGCCGAGATCGAGCGCACGTATCTCCTCGCGTCCGCTGGCGATCGCCGAGACTGCCGCGTCGGCCGCGTCGCGCGCACCGGCCGGATCGCCGGCGTCGAGACGGTCCCGGGCGGTCGCGAGGTGGTCTTCGACGCGGACCGCGAACCGGTTCGCCCGCGACCACGTCTCCCGTGCCGTCTCCAGGTACACCACGACCGGATCGAGGTCGCTCCCGGCCGGCATCGACCACCGCTCGCCGGCCTCGGTCCGGACGACCAGCCGCTCGCGCAACAGTCCGCTGTCGGTCTCGACCCGCGTGACGGTCGAGAGCGGAATCGGAACCACCCGATCGCCGTCCTCGTCCGCGCCCCCGAGCGCGATCACGACGCGCAGATCGGTGACCGCGACGACGGTCCTGTACCCTCGACCCGGCTTGTAGGTCTCCGCTCCTCCGTCGCGTTCGACGGTCACACCCCCACGTTTCGCGTGCAGGACGAACGCAACTGTTTCCGCGTTTCCCAGATACGACGACAGCGGCCCCTCCGCGAGATACCCCCCGCCGAGGCGCTCGTCGACCCGCTCGTTCGAGCGCGAGCGCTCCTCTCGCGGCAACTCGATGATCTCGGCCATCGTCGATTCTGTCTGTAGTATCTGCGCGATGAGTCATATAGATGTCCCCGACGTTCACTGACTGTCCGGCCGGAGTTCGAGCACGACGAGTCGCTCGAAGGGATGGGATTCGTCGGCGACCTCCCGGGCTGACAGGCCACCGGCTGCCGCGCGCTCGCGCACGGCCTCGACGTCCGTGAGCGAACTCACGAGCAGGAGGACGACGCCGTCCTCGGCGAGGACGCGACGGACGGAATCGAGGAACGGATCGATCACCGCACGACCGTCCTCGCCGCCGGAGAGCGCGCGTTCCATCCAGTCGTCGAACTCCTGTTCGGGCGGGGTCGGCAGGTACGGCGGGTTGAACGCCACGATGTCGAAGACGCCGTCCCGGAACGGCTCGACGAGGTTCGCCCGGACGACCGCGAGGCCGGCGTCGCGGGCCTCGCGGCAGGCCATCGGGTTGATGTCCGTCGCGACGACAGCGGCCCCCGTGTCCGCCAGCGCGGTCGCGACGT
It contains:
- a CDS encoding HemK2/MTQ2 family protein methyltransferase; this translates as MNDDRPELARQRDLDQVYEPAEDSHLLAETAREYVTADDRVLEVGTGSGYVATALADTGAAVVATDINPMACREARDAGLAVVRANLVEPFRDGVFDIVAFNPPYLPTPPEQEFDDWMERALSGGEDGRAVIDPFLDSVRRVLAEDGVVLLLVSSLTDVEAVRERAAAGGLSAREVADESHPFERLVVLELRPDSQ
- a CDS encoding restriction endonuclease codes for the protein MAEIIELPREERSRSNERVDERLGGGYLAEGPLSSYLGNAETVAFVLHAKRGGVTVERDGGAETYKPGRGYRTVVAVTDLRVVIALGGADEDGDRVVPIPLSTVTRVETDSGLLRERLVVRTEAGERWSMPAGSDLDPVVVYLETARETWSRANRFAVRVEDHLATARDRLDAGDPAGARDAADAAVSAIASGREEIRALDLGDRVLDHAEFDAYRADVRAIQRRALADTADEHVERGERAERDGRLRAAHDALEAARDAAERALSIDADEPPDERLRERIETVERDRDRLETRPRERAKTALEDARSVDDPERRARRLADALAAHRDWLGHCWGPSSPFAGDPDEVRAAILEIVDETVDARTAVIDRLLAAAERLRAGGRTGQALSACDRADEQLDAASDLVSELAPDRDDALRATRVEIDHERALIEREAGRAEDGSVSDDRAESGEPPSAGPDSGVSTKTVAGVTTKAADPARSERDHGHDGDAVREQSSDESGFPDAERDRVAIEAEIRAMDEAAFRRFVAACWNELGWETTIFAQSRGQYDVMAIRRRLVDLRVVIWTIHDPGGDLDPSVVDRCVTDRDNVRRADAAAIVTTATVPDPVRERADRHGVKLLDFADLLDLVDTDGLADLALEENN